A DNA window from Hevea brasiliensis isolate MT/VB/25A 57/8 chromosome 2, ASM3005281v1, whole genome shotgun sequence contains the following coding sequences:
- the LOC110661713 gene encoding probable WRKY transcription factor 47, with protein MDKQGRELTFLHSGDFLRQNTGLSDRLTHNSVDTGKSTIKEVDFFSRDRTDDKIHCDQEIKDGSSSAPVDSAVNTGLNLLTSSSGILETANENKPNNELKKLQAELDSLHDENKKLRRMLDQITKSYKDLQAQLIMAMQKQAQGNRGKQKGEQNGISSPIMSAQQFMDPRPSAALDVNDTSVSDDKAQDVSVSPTNTTEAMSQINPGKQASTEDGLDQTSQSWGSPKSPRLEQGKGEEQVPEVPFRKARVSVRARSEAPLITDGCQWRKYGQKMAKGNPCPRAYYRCTMAVGCPVRKQVQRCAEDKTILITTYEGNHNHPLPPAATAMANTTSAAAAMLLSGSTTSKESLPSNNTFFPSLPYASTLATLSASAPFPTITLDLTQSPNPIPFLRAPPSTTFPLPLHGCPQLLGHPMYVPPKVPAAAIPSLQLGQRQASMVETVTAAIASDPNFRAALAAAISSIIGTQRSNDGTSSNTNTPNGGIPVLPGSPQLPQSCTTFSTN; from the exons ATGGACAAACAAGGCCGGGAATTAACATTCTTGCACTCCGGCGATTTTCTTCGTCAGAACACTGGTTTATCTGATCGCTTAACCCACAATTCCGTCGATACCGGCAAGTCCACCATCAAAGAAGTGGATTTCTTCTCAAGGGATAGGACTGATGATAAAATTCATTGTGATCAAGAGATAAAGGATGGGTCATCTTCAGCTCCTGTCGATTCCGCGGTAAAC ACTGGACTGAATCTCCTCACTTCTAGCTCTGGAATCTTAGAAACAGCAAATGAAAACAAACCCAATAATGAA CTGAAGAAATTACAAGCCGAGTTGGATAGTCTGCACGATGAGAACAAGAAGCTCAGACGCATGTTGGATCAGATTACTAAAAGCTACAAGGATCTGCAAGCTCAGCTAATCATGGCAATGCAAAAACAGGCACAAGGGAATCGGGGAAAGCAG AAGGGAGAGCAGAATGGCATCTCAAGTCCCATTATGTCAGCCCAACAGTTTATGGACCCACGCCCATCTGCCGCATTAGATGTCAACGATACTTCAGTATCTGATGATAAGGCACAGGATGTGTCGGTATCTCCTACAAATACTACAGAGGCTATGTCTCAGATAAATCCAGGAAAACAAGCTTCGACAGAAGATGGTCTTGATCAGACTTCCCAGAGTTGGGGATCTCCCAAGAGTCCGAGATTAGAACAAGGAAAGGGCGAGGAGCAGGTCCCTGAAGTCCCTTTCAGGAAGGCTAGAGTGTCTGTGCGAGCGAGATCTGAGGCTCCTCTG ATCACAGATGGATGCCAGTGGAGAAAATATGGTCAAAAGATGGCCAAGGGCAACCCTTGTCCGCGTGCATACTATCGTTGCACCATGGCTGTTGGATGTCCAGTTCGCAAGCAG GTGCAAAGATGCGCAGAGGACAAAACCATTTTAATAACAACATATGAAGGAAATCACAACCACCCACTTCCACCAGCAGCTACAGCTATGGCTAATACTACCTCTGCTGCTGCAGCGATGCTTCTCTCAGGTTCCACTACATCCAAAGAAAGCCTACCATCGAATAATACCTTCTTCCCTTCTTTACCCTACGCGTCCACATTGGCTACCTTATCTGCGTCTGCACCATTTCCCACCATAACCCTCGACTTGACCCAGAGCCCAAACCCCATACCTTTCCTTCGTGCCCCTCCATCAACCACATTTCCTCTTCCTTTGCATGGCTGTCCACAACTGCTAGGCCACCCTATGTATGTCCCACCCAAGGTACCAGCAGCTGCAATTCCATCGCTGCAATTAGGGCAACGACAGGCTTCAATGGTTGAGACGGTGACCGCTGCCATTGCTTCTGATCCAAATTTCAGGGCAGCCTTGGCAGCGGCCATCTCCTCAATTATTGGTACACAGAGGAGCAATGACGGAACCAGTAGTAACACCAATACTCCTAACGGGGGTATACCCGTATTGCCTGGATCCCCACAACTTCCTCAATCTTGCACGACTTTCTCCACTAACTAG